One window of the Perca fluviatilis chromosome 5, GENO_Pfluv_1.0, whole genome shotgun sequence genome contains the following:
- the LOC120558412 gene encoding uncharacterized protein LOC120558412, with translation MSQKVLLIKLLLVHYATQEMQTANCDEDVVLKCERPGVDIDTVDYLSVAWYKFNNQKKKNGIIRMSKDNNTPQYYSFPRSPQPSFGEKHSLLLPRVTPEDSGTYECHISANVGSQNQDLSVNLMVHACATQADLTTMTTVLNTTQSAAVCHRQVEDMPVMWSIIVYVAVGLSKIVLALISIWVIEAVRMRSSRRWQH, from the exons ATGTCCCAGAAGGTATTGCTGATTAAG CTGCTGTTGGTGCATTATGCAACCCAGGAAATGCAAACTGCAAACTGCGATGAAGATGTTGTTCTGAAGTGTGAGCGTCCAGGTGTTGATATTGACACTGTGGATTACCTCTCTGTGGCATGGTACAAG TTCAAcaaccagaagaaaaaaaatggtatcaTCAGGATGTCTAAAGATAACAATACCCCGCAGTACTACAGCTTCCCTCGTTCACCCCAACCCAGTTTTGGAGAGAAACACAGTTTGTTGCTGCCCAGGGTGACACCTGAAGACTCAGGCACCTACGAGTGTCACATCAGTGCAAATGTGGGGAGTCAAAATCAGGATCTTAGCGTCAACCTAATGGTTCACG CTTGTGCGACCCAGGCTGACCTGACAACAATGACAACTGTGTTGAACACGACTCAGTCCGCAGCAGTCTGCCACAGACAAGTGGAGGACATGCCAGTCATGTGGAGCATAATAGTTTATGTGGCAGTGGGCCTCAGCAAAATCGTTTTAGCTCTAATCAGCATTTGG GTTATTGAAGCTGTTCGTATGAGGTCTTCAAGACGATGGCAGCATTAG
- the tcf15 gene encoding transcription factor 15, whose translation MTFAMLRPVATHLIYSDFTVTSEDDENRSESDGSSEQSYCGSTKKRRRISHRLEGEAPVVVKQRSAANARERGRTQSVNTAFTALRTLIPTEPVDRKLSKIETLRLASSYISHLANVLLLGDGGADGQPCLGAVHARESGAQQPRTICTFCLSNQRKGIKDAKNCLKMRGLGPLRTRR comes from the exons ATGACTTTCGCCATGCTGCGGCCCGTGGCGACACACTTGATCTATTCTGACTTCACCGTCACGTCCGAGGATGATGAAAACCGCAGCGAAAGCGACGGCAGCTCGGAGCAAAGTTACTGTGGCTCCACCAAAAAACGCAGAAGGATTTCGCACCGACTGGAAGGGGAGGCCCCGGTGGTGGTGAAACAGAGGAGCGCAGCTAACGCCAGGGAGAGAGGCAGGACCCAGAGTGTCAACACCGCATTCACAGCTCTCCGGACTCTCATACCCACCGAGCCGGTGGACAGAAAGCTCTCCAAGATTGAAACTCTCCGACTGGCATCCAGCTACATTTCCCATCTGGCCAACGTGCTTCTTCTCGGAGACGGCGGCGCTGATGGACAGCCCTGCCTCGGCGCGGTTCATGCGCGAGAGAGCGGGGCGCAGCAGCCGCGGACCATCTGCACCTTCTGTTTGAGCAACCAGAGAAAAGGG ataAAGGATGccaaaaactgtttaaaaatgcGAGGGCTGGGTCCGCTGCGAACGAGACGCTGA